The Pseudomonadota bacterium genome includes a region encoding these proteins:
- a CDS encoding GGDEF domain-containing protein, translating to MDLDMIREYRELSLFLLKTLQTSLAGDQGASRVMGSLFDSLQGAGSAVQIKHIHKQVKSQLLKEEPLDGSLLLKKMEGLKSDLLTQSRVENDLRQLLDDFKALVKMALHQIEILSLHDQTSSELFVQCREELMDVSDPPAMQRYIAKFKRLFSLNILIDDETGRERDELKKIISILAESISGLLKNSGDFDSGLEECISRIKKARNLREVMEVRELLLQETQKLQLRARRMVDDMRLAREQVDDANLKVENLKKQMEKVKQEIVIDPLTRAYNRRAYDEKLKHEVMSYKRYGRPTSMLLLDIDHFKQVNDTYGHRTGDGVLRILCELMSKEIREIDVLARYGGEEFALILPHTPYESALEVAERIRRKVQASRFTFKGKPFAVTISLGVGSLREGDTLESYVEKVDQALYRAKNRGRNQVAGADEPV from the coding sequence ATGGACCTTGACATGATTCGGGAATACAGGGAACTTTCTCTTTTTCTGTTGAAAACCCTGCAGACTTCGTTGGCCGGAGATCAGGGAGCGAGCCGGGTTATGGGCTCTCTCTTTGATTCTTTGCAGGGTGCGGGCAGCGCCGTGCAGATCAAGCATATCCATAAGCAGGTTAAGAGCCAACTGCTGAAGGAAGAACCTTTGGATGGGAGCTTGCTCCTGAAAAAGATGGAGGGATTGAAAAGCGATCTGCTGACCCAGTCCAGGGTTGAGAATGATTTGCGTCAGCTGCTCGATGATTTCAAGGCCCTGGTGAAGATGGCTTTACATCAGATTGAAATTCTGTCCCTGCATGATCAGACCAGTTCCGAACTTTTCGTGCAGTGTCGGGAAGAACTCATGGACGTTTCCGACCCGCCGGCCATGCAGCGTTATATCGCTAAATTCAAACGTCTTTTTTCACTGAACATACTGATCGATGACGAGACCGGTCGTGAACGAGATGAACTGAAAAAGATTATTTCCATTCTCGCGGAGTCGATTTCCGGCCTGTTGAAGAACAGTGGTGATTTTGACAGTGGCCTGGAAGAATGCATCAGCCGGATCAAAAAGGCTCGGAACCTGCGTGAAGTCATGGAGGTTCGTGAACTACTGCTTCAAGAGACGCAGAAGCTGCAGCTTCGGGCCCGGCGCATGGTTGATGATATGCGGCTGGCTCGCGAGCAGGTTGACGATGCCAATCTTAAAGTGGAAAACCTGAAGAAACAGATGGAGAAGGTTAAGCAGGAGATAGTTATTGATCCTCTGACCCGCGCATACAACCGGCGGGCCTATGATGAAAAGCTCAAGCACGAGGTCATGAGCTACAAACGTTATGGGCGACCGACTTCAATGCTGCTGCTTGATATAGATCATTTCAAGCAGGTGAATGATACCTATGGTCACCGCACCGGAGACGGGGTGCTGCGGATTTTGTGTGAATTGATGAGTAAGGAAATTCGTGAGATTGATGTGCTGGCGCGCTACGGTGGTGAAGAGTTTGCCCTGATTTTGCCGCATACGCCTTACGAATCCGCCCTGGAGGTGGCGGAAAGAATTCGTCGGAAAGTGCAGGCCAGCCGGTTCACGTTCAAAGGCAAGCCTTTTGCGGTGACGATCAGCCTTGGTGTAGGCAGTTTACGGGAGGGTGATACTTTGGAAAGTTATGTTGAGAAGGTCGATCAGGCGCTTTATCGGGCCAAAAATCGTGGTCGGAATCAGGTGGCTGGCGCCGATGAACCAGTTTAG
- a CDS encoding TIGR01212 family radical SAM protein, translating to MNLAPRRSGTFRRHPLWVMGKPYYDLKSYYHNRFAERVYKLQIDAGFTCPNRDGSRGVGGCSYCDGRGSALRRLGNLPTVGVQLEEGKKLYRRLRQARRFVAYFQTCTNTYGELSRLRALYDEALAVPGVVGLAVGTRPDAMSPEVVELLSGYAAEYDVWLEYGLQSMHAESLRRINRGHTLEDFNDAVAMLTGSRVKLCVHVIIGLPGETREMVYQTAEFLAGLPFLHGIKIHSLLLLDGTPLYAEYQKTPFPLLSREVYVELVAGFLERLPPEIVVQRLTAEGYRDIFIAPDWARNKLQVLQHLDLLQRERDSYQGKLWTLG from the coding sequence ATGAATTTGGCGCCGCGCCGTTCCGGAACCTTTCGGCGTCATCCTCTCTGGGTTATGGGCAAGCCTTATTATGACCTTAAAAGTTATTATCATAACCGCTTTGCCGAACGGGTCTATAAGCTTCAGATCGATGCCGGGTTCACCTGCCCAAACCGGGATGGCAGTCGGGGGGTTGGGGGATGTTCTTATTGTGATGGTCGGGGTTCGGCCCTGCGTCGCCTGGGGAACTTACCAACGGTAGGCGTGCAGTTGGAGGAAGGTAAGAAACTTTATCGTCGGCTGCGTCAGGCCCGGCGTTTTGTTGCCTATTTTCAGACCTGCACCAACACTTACGGGGAATTGAGCCGGCTGCGGGCTCTCTACGATGAGGCTCTGGCGGTGCCTGGTGTGGTGGGGCTGGCGGTCGGCACCAGACCGGATGCGATGAGCCCGGAGGTGGTAGAACTGCTTTCCGGTTATGCCGCAGAGTATGATGTCTGGCTTGAATATGGTTTACAGTCGATGCACGCTGAAAGCCTGCGGCGCATCAATCGCGGGCATACGCTGGAGGATTTTAACGATGCGGTCGCGATGCTGACCGGCAGCCGGGTCAAACTGTGTGTGCATGTCATTATCGGTCTGCCCGGGGAAACCCGGGAAATGGTTTATCAGACCGCCGAATTTCTGGCCGGTCTCCCCTTTCTACATGGGATCAAGATTCACTCGCTGTTGCTTCTTGATGGAACTCCGCTCTATGCTGAATATCAGAAAACTCCCTTTCCGCTGCTGAGTCGGGAAGTCTATGTTGAGCTGGTGGCCGGTTTTCTGGAGCGGCTGCCGCCAGAAATCGTTGTGCAGCGCCTTACGGCGGAGGGTTATCGGGATATTTTTATCGCTCCGGACTGGGCTCGTAATAAATTGCAGGTGCTTCAGCATCTGGACCTCTTGCAAAGGGAGCGGGATAGTTATCAGGGTAAATTGTGGACGCTTGGTTGA
- a CDS encoding cell division protein ZapA, with translation MVAENRSVVVTIRGRKYPLRTDADTQRVQQVADLVNLKLDELDRQSSIKRYIGSNDIGLVILALLNLADECLVHKDKLDKIKERSEYLLAEIKGCSGL, from the coding sequence ATGGTGGCTGAAAACCGAAGTGTGGTTGTGACTATTCGGGGGCGTAAGTATCCCTTGCGTACCGACGCTGACACTCAGCGGGTTCAGCAGGTCGCTGACCTGGTTAACCTTAAGCTGGACGAACTTGATCGCCAGAGCAGTATTAAACGATATATCGGCAGCAACGATATCGGGTTGGTGATACTGGCGCTGTTGAATCTGGCGGATGAATGTCTTGTGCATAAGGATAAACTTGACAAAATAAAGGAGAGGTCGGAGTATTTACTGGCGGAAATCAAGGGTTGCTCCGGCCTGTGA
- the rny gene encoding ribonuclease Y, with product MEISIFVSILIAVVAMLAGCLLYRKFTEKNHDVSRKEAEMLLTEARKEADLVLKEATLQAKDVVLRAKLDFENDMSERRKEAQVLEKRLLSKEESQERRADNLDKKESELARRDQSLTQREKNIQVKENEVQEVLQEERSKLEMIAGLTQTDAKDMLIKMMEDEAKHESAKRVKQIEDEARETAEKKAVKIIAQAVQRYAGDYATERTVSVVSLPGDEMKGRIIGREGRNIRAIEAATGVDLIIDDTPEAVIISSFDPVRRAVAKNALERLIGDGRIHPARIEEIVNKVQGEIDQTIKEAGEKAIFDLGMHGMNLELVKMIGRLKYRTSYTQNIYEHSLEVAFICGMMADELRLPNKMARRAGLLHDIGKAVDHEIEGSHAVIGADFARRYGEAPEIVQAIEAHHGDVEVKSPLDVLVQAADALSGARPGARKEMLDAYIKRLEALEEIGNSFKGVEKTFAIQAGRDVRVMVNHADISDEGAVVLSRDIAAKIEKELTYPGQIRVTVIRETRAFGIAK from the coding sequence ATGGAAATATCGATATTTGTCAGTATTCTAATAGCCGTGGTGGCGATGTTGGCAGGTTGTCTGCTTTATCGTAAGTTCACCGAAAAGAACCATGATGTCTCGCGCAAGGAAGCTGAGATGTTGTTGACCGAGGCGCGCAAGGAGGCTGATCTTGTCCTGAAGGAGGCCACTCTTCAGGCTAAAGATGTGGTGCTCAGGGCGAAGTTGGATTTTGAAAACGATATGTCGGAAAGGCGCAAGGAAGCTCAGGTACTGGAAAAACGTCTGCTTTCCAAGGAGGAGAGTCAGGAGCGCCGGGCGGATAATCTTGATAAAAAAGAGAGCGAACTTGCCCGTCGTGACCAGAGCTTGACGCAGCGTGAAAAAAATATTCAGGTCAAGGAAAATGAAGTTCAGGAAGTCCTGCAGGAGGAGCGCTCGAAACTTGAAATGATAGCCGGTCTGACCCAGACTGACGCCAAAGATATGCTGATAAAAATGATGGAGGATGAAGCCAAGCACGAGTCGGCGAAAAGAGTTAAGCAGATTGAAGATGAGGCCCGGGAAACCGCGGAAAAGAAAGCCGTGAAGATCATCGCTCAGGCCGTGCAGCGCTACGCCGGTGATTATGCTACGGAAAGGACGGTTTCGGTTGTCAGCTTGCCGGGAGATGAAATGAAAGGGCGCATTATTGGCCGTGAAGGGAGAAATATCCGGGCCATTGAAGCGGCAACCGGGGTTGACTTGATTATTGACGACACTCCTGAAGCCGTGATTATTTCCTCCTTTGATCCGGTGCGTCGAGCGGTTGCTAAAAATGCCCTGGAAAGACTGATCGGTGATGGGCGGATTCACCCGGCCAGGATTGAAGAAATTGTCAATAAGGTGCAAGGAGAAATTGATCAGACTATTAAGGAGGCTGGAGAAAAGGCGATTTTTGATCTCGGTATGCATGGTATGAATCTTGAGTTGGTCAAGATGATTGGTCGTTTGAAATATAGAACCAGTTACACTCAGAATATTTATGAACATTCTCTTGAAGTCGCGTTTATTTGCGGCATGATGGCGGATGAATTGCGCTTGCCCAACAAAATGGCCAGACGCGCCGGTTTGTTGCATGATATCGGCAAGGCGGTTGATCATGAGATAGAGGGGTCGCATGCGGTTATCGGGGCGGATTTTGCCCGTCGTTACGGTGAGGCTCCGGAGATCGTTCAGGCCATTGAGGCGCACCATGGTGATGTCGAGGTTAAAAGCCCTCTGGATGTCCTGGTGCAGGCGGCGGACGCGCTTTCGGGAGCTCGCCCCGGGGCTCGTAAAGAGATGCTTGACGCCTATATCAAACGCCTTGAGGCCCTCGAGGAAATTGGTAATTCATTCAAGGGGGTTGAAAAAACCTTCGCCATTCAGGCTGGTCGCGATGTTCGGGTGATGGTTAACCATGCCGATATCAGTGACGAGGGCGCCGTTGTTCTCTCTCGTGATATCGCTGCGAAAATTGAGAAGGAATTAACCTATCCCGGCCAGATCAGGGTAACCGTCATTCGGGAAACCCGGGCTTTCGGCATCGCCAAATAA
- a CDS encoding TIGR00282 family metallophosphoesterase yields MNLLFIGDIIGRTGRQAVASLLPGLKQKYHLDMVIANGENAAGGFGLTPKIADELFSLGINVITTGNHIWDQKEIEDYLRQNSRLLRPANFPVGDLGRGSVVVSPENQPQVRVGVLNLAGRIFLGPADCPFRCAREEVAKLRRESSIVVLDFHAEATSEKTALGLYLDGQVSLFVGTHTHVQTADERIFPKGSGYISDVGMVGGRNSVIGMKSDRVIEKFLDGRPQRYEVEKKEIWFCALLAELDEVDGRARRLQRLQIPA; encoded by the coding sequence ATTAATCTGCTTTTCATCGGTGATATTATTGGTCGCACAGGGCGTCAGGCCGTGGCTTCTCTGCTGCCTGGGCTTAAACAGAAGTATCATCTTGATATGGTGATTGCCAATGGTGAAAACGCCGCCGGTGGCTTTGGTCTGACTCCGAAAATCGCAGATGAACTTTTTTCCTTGGGTATTAATGTGATCACGACGGGTAATCATATCTGGGATCAAAAGGAGATTGAAGATTATCTCAGACAGAATTCACGGCTTCTGCGCCCGGCTAATTTCCCGGTGGGTGATCTGGGGCGTGGATCGGTTGTGGTCAGTCCGGAAAATCAGCCTCAGGTTCGGGTTGGAGTTTTGAATCTGGCGGGGCGGATATTTCTCGGCCCCGCCGATTGTCCGTTCCGCTGCGCCCGGGAAGAGGTGGCTAAACTGCGCCGGGAGAGTTCGATTGTGGTGCTGGATTTTCATGCCGAGGCCACTTCGGAAAAAACGGCTCTGGGTCTTTATCTGGATGGGCAGGTTTCGTTATTTGTCGGCACGCATACGCATGTACAGACGGCTGATGAAAGAATTTTCCCGAAGGGGAGTGGCTATATCAGTGATGTCGGCATGGTTGGAGGGCGTAACTCCGTGATCGGAATGAAATCCGATCGGGTTATCGAGAAGTTCCTTGATGGCAGACCGCAGCGTTACGAGGTTGAAAAAAAAGAAATCTGGTTCTGCGCCTTGCTGGCTGAACTGGATGAGGTCGACGGTCGAGCCAGGCGGCTTCAGCGTTTGCAAATTCCGGCC